Proteins encoded together in one Solanum lycopersicum chromosome 7, SLM_r2.1 window:
- the LOC138337415 gene encoding uncharacterized protein: protein MEDVAAAEPPRRKTLFALKGREEQEKSADVVTALTKKKIKFEWVETCEKSFQELKDRLTSAQGDKVITYVSRQLKVHAINYPTNDLELAAVVMSMGSIAHVEDGKKELVKDVHRLAKLGVRLYDSTSGCVSVRPSFESSLVVEVKKGQHLDPVLMELKDSVSVKINESFALGGDNILRYRTGCVYQMWMIYRPGSFQRPMVSDIPYIQVKAEHLKLCDLTHIIMVPTWKWEAINMDLVVGLPKSRRHHDSIWVIVDKMTKFAHFILVKSNYRAEDYVKLYIYEIVRLHGILLSIIFYRGSQFTLHGDSSRRG, encoded by the exons ATGGAG GATGTAGCAGCAGCCGAGCCTCCTAGGAGGAAAACGTTATTCGCCCTTAAGGGaagggaggagcaggagaagtctgctgatgtggtcacag CTTTGAcgaagaagaaaatcaagtttGAATGGGtggagacttgtgagaagagtttccaggagctcaaggacagactcacttcagcccag GGTGATAAGGTGATAACTTATGTgtctagacaactcaaggttcatgcAATAAATTATCCCACTaatgacttggagttggcagcCGTGGT gatgagcatgggaagtatAGCCCACGTTGAGGACGGgaagaaggagttggtgaaaGATGTACACAGACTGGCCAAACTAGGTGTGCGGTTAtatgactctactagtgggtgTGTTTCAGTCCGTCCTAGTTTTGAATCATCcttagtagttgaagtcaagaagggtcagcatcttgatcctgtgttgatggagctgaaggatTCAGTGTCGGTTAAGATtaatgagtcttttgctttaGGAGGTGACAATATACTAAGGTACAGGACAGgttgtgtgtaccagatgtggatgatttacCGACCAGGATCATTTCAGAGGCCCATGGTttcagatattccatacatccag GTTAAGGCAGAACATCTTAAGCTTTGCGATCTTACTCATATTATTATggttccgacttggaaatgggaggccattaatatggatttggttgttggtcttccgaagagtAGGAGACatcatgactccatatgggttattgtggacaagATGACGAAGTTTGCTCACTTTATCCTTGTGAAGTCAAATTACAGAGCCGAAGATTATGTGAAACTCTACATTTATGAGATTGTGAGATTGCATGGGATTCTTTTGTCTATCATTTTTTATAGAGGATCTCAGTTCACTTTACATGGAGATTCTTCCAGAAGAGGTTAG